A single genomic interval of Lodderomyces elongisporus chromosome 8, complete sequence harbors:
- a CDS encoding uncharacterized protein (BUSCO:EOG09263H0Y): protein MYNRSSSSSSSSREGNCSRPSLQPVQSLPDRSRSNSVLNYIFNHIPNGSSSYRSKRGFSLFKLFSLELNLPGMERNYYGNESDGTRDNDCPSLKRKITDDESYQELINMMSIPWFLEKFMIFGLLVCFNSFLSLFTLAPLKIIIVFVSVLVQALNSRNKFSSVQKLRLIKRDVITMTLIAASLAVLSARKLDISKMYHDVRGQADIKLYVMFGVLEVAEKLCSSIGQDLLNILFHTSSMDHFSRFLVFYFISIFYLSFHAYILIYQTVSLNVAANSYSNALLTLLLSNQFSELKSSVFKKMDREGLFQITMADLSERFQLSLMLVIIAIRNFLQLQAESNAGGGFGTKTGTSTTTTTTTVESWKAWSSCVVAILKPSVVVIGSEIFVDWLKHSFISKFNKIKPKVYRNFLYVSCLDFLQVFQFDSKDIGSGRKQSGRHEITDYIVLTRRIGLPLLASVVCFLRMTLGDFRQLFVFRSSEHDQANAGYGNDVGGIVRAEWRAALGTIALVTITMTTLLFIRMLLVLAIFKIANQSVAKHRLLQDTIKKRMGERYQGKEMQGEQNQKQEQNQKQKHNEENKENDEIENSCGAETPAHSLSPTLEINSPLSKKGAELSSPIHLSFLPGTPNTEPSTINPSTRAHLYDADESIPPTPEERRNEALNKGPLNETQWSNDDGDEGLSKVSRYKMSSKRIW, encoded by the coding sequence ATGTACAACaggtcatcatcatcgtcatcaagTTCAAGAGAGGGGAATTGCTCAAGACCGCTGCTACAACCGGTGCAGCTGCTACCAGATAGATCAAGATCAAATTCTGTTCTTAATTACATATTTAACCATATTCCCAATGGTTCTAGCTCTTATCGAAGTAAACGAGGTTTTTCGCTATTTAAGCTATTTAGCCTCGAATTGAATTTACCAGGTATGGAAAGAAACTATTATGGCAATGAAAGTGATGGCACTCGGGACAATGATTGTCCCCTGTTAAAGAGGAAAATTACAGATGATGAATCATATCAAGAATTGATTAATATGATGAGCATTCCTTGGTTTTTGGAGAAATTTATGATATTCGGTTTACTTGTGTGCTTTAATTCATTTTTATCATTGTTCACCTTAGCACCTTTAAAAATCAttattgtgtttgtttctgtATTAGTGCAAGCACTCAATAGCAGAAACAAATTCAGTTCTGTGCAAAAGTTAAGGCTTATCAAGAGAGATGTGATTACTATGACTTTGATTGCCGCATCCTTGGCGGTATTATCTGCCAGAAAACTAGACATTTCAAAGATGTACCACGATGTAAGAGGACAAGCAGATATAAAGCTTTATGTAATGTTTGGTGTTCTCGAAGTTGCAGAAAAATTGTGTTCGTCTATCGGCCAGGATTTGCTcaatattttgtttcacACGTCATCAATGGACCATTTCAGCCGGTTTCttgtgttttattttatatcaATCTTCTACTTATCATTTCATGCTTATATTTTGATCTACCAAACGGTATCATTGAACGTTGCGGCAAACTCGTATTCCAACGCATTGCTCACATTGCTTTTGTCCAACCAATTCTCTGAGTTGAAAAGTTCTGTTTTTAAGAAAATGGATAGAGAAGGCTTATTCCAAATCACAATGGCTGACTTATCCGAACGGTTCCAGCTATCTCTCATGTTGGTGATAATTGCCATCCGCAACTTTTTGCAACTACAAGCTGAAAGCAACGCAGGAGGTGGATTTGGCACCAAAACTGGTACCTCCACAAcgactacaacaacaactgtaGAGAGCTGGAAAGCATGGAGTTCTTGTGTAGTTGCAATCTTGAAACCCAGCGTTGTTGTGATTGGTAGTGAAATCTTTGTGGACTGGTTAAAACATAGCTTCATATCGAAATTTAACAAGATCAAACCTAAAGTTTATCGAAACTTCTTATATGTATCATGTTTGGACTTTCTTCAAGTATTCCAATTTGATTCAAAGGATATTGGACTGGGAAGAAAACAGAGTGGGCGCCATGAAATTACTGATTACATTGTATTGACAAGGAGAATAGGTTTACCTTTACTCGCATCGGTGGTTTGCTTTTTGAGAATGACTTTGGGTGATTTTAGAcaattatttgtttttcgtAGTAGCGAGCACGATCAAGCAAATGCAGGTTATGGGAATGATGTTGGTGGTATTGTTCGTGCCGAATGGAGAGCTGCTTTAGGAACAATAGCTCTCGTGACCATCACCATGACGACATTATTATTCATACGTATGTTGTTAGTTTTGGCGATATTCAAGATTGCGAATCAATCAGTTGCAAAGCATAGATTGCTCCAGGATacgataaagaaaagaatgggTGAAAGATACCAAGGGAAGGAAATGCAAGGAGAACAGAACCAAAAACAGGAACAGaatcaaaaacagaaacacaacgaagaaaataaggagaacgatgaaattgaaaatagtTGTGGTGCAGAAACACCGGCACACTCGCTATCGCCAACATTGGAGATAAATTCAccattatcaaaaaaaggtgCAGAACTTTCGTCTCCAATCCATTTGTCCTTCCTACCTGGAACGCCAAATACCGAGCCGTCTACAATAAATCCAAGCACACGAGCTCATTTATATGATGCGGATGAATCAATACCACCTACACCTGAAGAAAGACGCAATGAAGCATTAAACAAAGGACCGCTTAATGAAACTCAGTGGAGCAacgatgatggtgatgaagGGTTATCAAAAGTTCTGCGGTACAAGATGTCCAGTAAACGAATTTGGTGA
- the CDC14 gene encoding cell division control protein 14 (BUSCO:EOG09262E7I) — MPRNKVNVPLIEFLKNRIYLGAYDYTPSDTKDLVYFTIEDALPYNAFHLDFGPLNISNLYRFAVILHNILNDDENQGKGVVFYSSTSPKQRANAACILCCYMILIQSWSPHQVLQPIAQTDPPFSGFRDAGYSNADYEITIQDIVYAMWRAKERGMVNLTTFNLEEYEQYERVDQGDFNVISKDFIAFASPIQSKRTLKLSEPFQKVLNYFTKNNVQLVVRLNSHLYDAREFTKRGIQHIDMIFDDGTCPTLEYVQKFIGAAECVINKGGKIAVHCKAGLGRTGCLIGAHLIYTHGFTANECIAYMRMIRPGMVVGPQQHWLYLNQNYFRDWRHTMVLDNRPDAFIGGLYPLTSYEEFKQRMREAKRQALKEQQQQQQQQQLQLHSQSQSQSQPQAPIASHPNSSFAAADSSFSATPIRRRKISGALASKIQTAVPMVSPGQPRKYIEEVDDDNGDDDGDEAEVRIESEIDNENENEIENPSVEMANNSDDDVNDNENENVMQGVINSSPARYDHSTPHNNNRATNSDWRVLRSISANSSQSHHQEQQLQQQQQHLITKTTTTTTRTTSTTLSSSPSSSATPSSNGLRITKSRSSKPRINSGSYPQHRVSSGGVRKLSGKKL, encoded by the exons ATGCCGAGAAACAAAGTTAATGTGCCACTCATAGAGTTTTTAAAAA ATAGAATATACCTTGGAGCCTATGACTATACACCCTCAGATACAAAAGATTTAGTTTATTTTACAATAGAAGACGCGTTACCATATAATGCATTTCATTTGGACTTTGGTCCGTTAAACATCAGCAACTTGTATCGATTTGCAGTAATTCTTCATAATATACTCAATGATGACGAAAATCAAGGGAAAGGGGTGGTATTTTACAGTTCAACGAGTCCAAAACAACGCGCCAACGCGGCTTgtattctttgttgttataTGATATTAATTCAATCATGGTCTCCGCATCAAGTGCTACAACCCATTGCACAAACAGATCCTCCATTTTCTGGTTTTAGAGATGCAGGATATTCCAACGCTGATTACGAAATTACCATACAGGATATCGTGTATGCAATGTGGAGGGCTAAGGAGAGAGGGATGGTGAACTTGACAACTTTCAACCTTGAAGAATATGAACAATACGAGAGAGTTGACCAAGGAGATTTCAATGTTATCAGTAAGGACTTTATTGCATTTGCATCACCAATACAGAGTAAAAGAACTTTGAAACTAAGCGAGccttttcaaaaagtaCTTAATTATTTTACAAAGAATAATGTGCAATTAGTGGTGAGACTAAACTCGCATCTATATGACGCAAGAGAGTTTACAAAGAGGGGAATACAACACATCGATATGATATTTGATGATGGAACTTGTCCCACCTTGGAGTATGTGCAAAAGTTCATTGGTGCGGCAGAGTGTGTAATCAACAAAGGTGGTAAGATCGCCGTGCATTGTAAAGCAGGGTTGGGCAGAACGGGGTGCTTGATTGGTGCCCACttaatatatacacatGGCTTTACTGCGAACGAATGTATTGCATATATGAGAATGATTAGACCGGGAATGGTTGTTGGACCACAACAACACTGGCTTTATCTTAACCAAAACTACTTCAGAGACTGGAGACATACAATGGTATTGGATAATAGACCAGATGCATTTATCGGTGGATTGTACCCCTTGACTTCGTACGAAGAATTTAAGCAGCGAATGAGAGAAGCAAAACGTCAAGCATTAaaggaacagcaacagcaacagcaacagcaacaattgCAATTACACTCACAATCTCAATCTCAATCTCAACCTCAAGCACCAATCGCATCACATCCCAATTCATCTTTTGCTGCTGCCGATTCATCATTCTCGGCAACGCCGATAAGAAGGCGTAAGATTAGTGGAGCGTTGGCATCGAAAATTCAAACTGCTGTGCCAATGGTTTCACCAGGGCAACCAAGAAAATATATCGAGGAAGtcgatgatgataatggtgatgatgatggtgatgaagCCGAGGTGAGGATTGAGTCGGAGATTGATaatgagaatgaaaatgaaattgaaaacccCAGTGTAGAAATGGCTAATAATTCGGACGACGATGTGAATGATAacgaaaatgaaaatgtaaTGCAAGGAGTTATTAATAGCTCGCCTGCAAGGTATGATCACAGTACACCTcataataacaatagaGCAACAAACAGTGACTGGAGAGTTTTAAGATCAATATCGGCCAATTCGTCCCAACTGCATCATCaggaacaacaactacaacaacaacaacaacacctcATTACAAAGACTACGACAACAACTACGAGAACTACAAGCACTACGTTATCCTCTTCGCCTAGCTCGTCTGCAACTCCTTCAAGTAATGGATTAAGGATAACAAAGTCAAGATCGTCAAAGCCGAGAATAAATCTGGGGTCATATCCACAACATAGAGTCAGTTCTGGAGGAGTAAGGAAATTAAGTGGTAAAAAATTATAG
- the COX15 gene encoding Cytochrome c oxidase assembly protein cox15, whose amino-acid sequence MQSLYNVVNQLKFKRSYSTHTPAFGNANSTGSLSNSAPIKTAKKSSPPVIPPKSVGYWLLGTSTLIFGIVVLGGLTRLTESGLSITEWKPVTGALPPMNEQDWIEEFSKYKDSPEFKQLNSHLTLEEFKFIFFMEWSHRLVGRGIGLFFILPAVVFWARNRFTPRLTKRVLGLTGLLGLQGVIGWWMVKSGLDEEQLAERRSIPTVSQYRLTTHLGAAFLMYLGVLYTAFEILNDNKLAKMIKNGKSDAVKTILAQLESPKLKNSRLIATSLLVLTFVTAMSGGMVAGLDAGLIYNTFPHMGDDWIPYKTELFSPLFARKEDLSDLWWRNCLENPTTVQLIHRIFATTTFFAVFAAHMYCNRKKNIIPKAANNMMKAMMGVVTLQVTLGITTLIYLVPIPLAAAHQAGALLLLTTTLAFVARLRKPRPEVIKYINQMMRDQLLKVKI is encoded by the coding sequence ATGCAAAGCTTATACAATGTTGTAAACCAactcaaattcaaaagacTGTattcaacacacacaccagCATTTGGAAACGCAAACAGTACCGGCTCTCTTTCAAATTCCGCCCCCATAAAGACTGCCAAAAAGTCATCACCACCAGTTATCCCACCAAAATCAGTAGGATACTGGCTCTTGGGTACCTCCACATTGATCTttggtattgttgttttgggCGGCCTCACAAGACTTACGGAATCAGGATTATCCATCACTGAGTGGAAACCAGTGACTGGCGCATTACCACCCATGAATGAACAAGATTGGATTGAagaattttcaaaatacaaagacTCCCCCGAATTTAAACAATTAAACTCACATTTGACCTTGGAGGAGTTCaaattcatctttttcatgGAATGGAGCCATCGTTTAGTTGGAAGAGGTATTGGattgtttttcatcttACCCGCAGTAGTATTCTGGGCTAGAAACAGATTCACCCCCAGACTAACCAAAAGGGTCTTGGGATTGACGGGATTGCTTGGACTACAAGGAGTTATTGGTTGGTGGATGGTGAAATCCGGATTGGACGAAGAACAATTGGCCGAAAGAAGATCCATACCAACGGTGTCACAATACAGATTAACCACACATTTGGGCGCGGCATTCTTGATGTATCTCGGGGTCTTGTATACTGCATTTGAGATTCTTAATGACAACAAACTTGCCAAGATGATCAAAAATGGTAAACTGGATGCAGTGAAAACAATCCTTGCACAGTTGGAAAGCCccaagttgaaaaattcaAGATTAATTGCTACAAGTCTTCTTGTACTCACATTCGTTACTGCCATGTCGGGTGGTATGGTTGCTGGATTGGACGCTGGACTAATCTACAACACATTCCCACACATGGGAGACGACTGGATTCCATACAAGACCGAATTGTTTTCTCCTCTCTTTGCCAGAAAGGAAGATTTATCAGACTTGTGGTGGAGAAACTGTCTCGAGAATCCAACTACCGTGCAATTAATACACCGTATCTTTGCCACCACTACATTCTTTGCCGTATTTGCAGCACACATGTACTGCAAcaggaaaaagaatataattCCCAAGGCAGCAAACAACATGATGAAAGCAATGATGGGAGTAGTCACATTGCAAGTGACATTGGGTATCACTACATTGATATACCTCGTTCCTATCCCCTTAGCTGCTGCCCATCAAGCTGGTGctttgttgctattaacTACAACTTTAGCATTCGTAGCCAGGTTGAGGAAACCACGACCAGAGGTGATTAAATATATCAACCAAATGATGAGGGACCAGTTAttgaaagtaaaaatatAG